Proteins from a genomic interval of Kitasatospora herbaricolor:
- a CDS encoding protein kinase domain-containing protein translates to MSEGGTAGQGYSLGNGRYELQHLLGEGGMASVHLAYDNVLDRQVAVKTLHTELGREQSFRERFRREAQAVARLEHTNIVTVYDSGEDVAADGATTPYIVMQLVEGQPLRDVLNEAIAQYGAMPAERALKITAGVLAALEASHDAGLVHRDIKPGNVMFDRKGVVKVMDFGIARALQSGVTSMTQTGMVVGTPQYLSPEQALGKSVDARSDLYSVGCMLFELLTGQLPFDGDSPFSIAYKHVQEEPPAPSSLNRAITPAVDALVARALRKDPAHRFPTAEAMREEVERVLGGGAGSPLQASTPLVINEGPRSAHASTSLTNMPQVPGDLRTPAPQVAQPYQPVHTSPQYGPQTPPPPYSTPAPHTPQPFAQPQYRTPPPHGFHPQTPPPFPQQAHTPAPMPMQQPVFAPVPATNNNGCSTALVVVGIILGVIVLVIIIIAIVVTKADNTTDYNSGRSLPASVLQLDQRPPAGGGLL, encoded by the coding sequence ATGAGCGAGGGCGGCACCGCGGGTCAGGGCTACTCCCTGGGCAACGGCAGGTACGAGCTTCAGCACCTGCTCGGCGAGGGCGGCATGGCCTCCGTCCACCTGGCGTACGACAACGTGCTGGACCGCCAGGTCGCGGTGAAGACCCTGCACACCGAGCTGGGCCGGGAGCAGTCCTTCCGCGAGCGCTTCCGCCGCGAGGCCCAGGCCGTCGCCCGGCTCGAGCACACCAACATCGTCACGGTCTACGACTCCGGCGAGGACGTCGCCGCCGACGGCGCCACCACCCCGTACATCGTGATGCAGCTCGTCGAGGGCCAGCCGCTGCGCGACGTCCTCAACGAGGCGATCGCCCAGTACGGCGCGATGCCCGCCGAGCGGGCGCTGAAGATCACCGCCGGGGTGCTGGCCGCGCTGGAGGCCTCGCACGACGCGGGCCTGGTCCACCGCGACATCAAGCCCGGCAACGTGATGTTCGACCGCAAGGGCGTCGTCAAGGTGATGGACTTCGGCATCGCCCGCGCGCTGCAGTCCGGTGTCACCTCGATGACCCAGACCGGCATGGTCGTCGGCACCCCGCAGTACCTCTCCCCCGAGCAGGCGCTCGGCAAGAGCGTGGACGCCCGCTCCGACCTGTACTCGGTCGGCTGCATGCTGTTCGAGCTGCTCACCGGCCAGCTGCCGTTCGACGGGGACTCCCCGTTCTCGATCGCGTACAAGCACGTGCAGGAGGAGCCGCCGGCGCCGTCCTCGCTGAACCGGGCGATCACGCCGGCCGTCGACGCCCTGGTGGCCCGCGCCCTGCGCAAGGACCCGGCGCACCGGTTCCCGACCGCCGAGGCGATGCGCGAGGAGGTCGAGCGGGTGCTCGGCGGCGGCGCCGGCAGCCCCTTGCAGGCCAGCACCCCGCTGGTGATCAACGAGGGCCCGCGCTCGGCGCACGCCTCCACCTCGCTCACCAACATGCCGCAGGTGCCTGGCGACCTCAGGACGCCCGCCCCGCAGGTCGCGCAGCCGTACCAGCCGGTGCACACCTCGCCGCAGTACGGCCCGCAGACGCCGCCGCCGCCGTACAGCACGCCGGCCCCGCACACGCCGCAGCCCTTCGCGCAGCCGCAGTACCGGACGCCGCCGCCGCACGGCTTCCACCCGCAGACGCCGCCGCCGTTCCCGCAGCAGGCGCACACGCCCGCGCCGATGCCGATGCAGCAGCCGGTGTTCGCCCCGGTGCCGGCCACGAACAACAACGGCTGCTCGACCGCGCTGGTGGTGGTCGGGATCATCCTCGGCGTGATCGTGCTGGTGATCATCATCATCGCCATCGTGGTGACCAAGGCGGACAACACCACCGACTACAACAGCGGCCGGTCGCTGCCCGCCTCCGTGCTCCAGCTGGACCAGCGGCCCCCCGCGGGCGGCGGGCTGCTCTGA
- a CDS encoding bacterial proteasome activator family protein — protein sequence MTKPMNEHSQQESSQASGGQSQDGPKVLIVGPDGMPVGQGFTRLGEEDGFEPRELPVTEMVEQPAKVMRIGSMIKQLLEEVRAAPLDEASRVRLKDIHASSIKELELGLAPELVAELERLSLPFTEDTIPTEAELRIAQAQLVGWLEGLFHGIQTALFAQQMAARAQLEQMRRALPPGLHGAEPDLEEPGEGRGMRSGPYL from the coding sequence ATGACGAAGCCGATGAACGAGCACTCGCAGCAGGAGTCGTCCCAGGCGTCGGGCGGCCAGTCGCAGGACGGCCCCAAGGTGCTGATCGTCGGGCCGGACGGGATGCCGGTGGGCCAGGGCTTCACCCGGCTCGGCGAGGAGGACGGGTTCGAGCCCCGCGAACTCCCGGTGACCGAGATGGTGGAGCAGCCGGCCAAGGTCATGCGGATCGGCAGCATGATCAAGCAGCTGCTGGAGGAGGTCCGGGCGGCTCCTCTGGACGAGGCCAGCAGGGTCCGGCTGAAGGACATCCACGCCAGCTCCATCAAGGAGCTGGAACTCGGGCTGGCGCCCGAACTGGTGGCGGAGCTGGAGCGGCTGTCGCTGCCGTTCACCGAGGACACCATCCCGACCGAGGCCGAGCTGCGGATCGCGCAGGCCCAGCTGGTGGGGTGGCTGGAGGGTCTCTTCCACGGTATCCAGACCGCGCTGTTCGCCCAGCAGATGGCCGCCCGGGCGCAGTTGGAGCAGATGCGGCGGGCGCTCCCGCCCGGTCTGCACGGTGCCGAGCCCGACCTGGAGGAGCCGGGCGAGGGGCGGGGCATGCGCTCCGGCCCGTACCTGTAG